The following DNA comes from Pseudorasbora parva isolate DD20220531a chromosome 8, ASM2467924v1, whole genome shotgun sequence.
ATactattacagtttttattaaaaattttaATTAGCTTTTGTTATTATAGTTGCAGATTTCAGTTAAAGACACATTACTATtactgctcatcaagcctgcatttatttgattaaaaatacagaaacaaatgtaatattgtgatatattattacagtttcagataattggttttcaatgtattatactttaaatgatcatttattcattttaaatgatcattAAGCTGAATTTTGAGTATCATTCAGTATCAGtatctccagtcttcagtgtcacatgatccttcaaaaagtgtaatatgaggattcattttcaaagttggaaacagttctgctgcttaatattttttcataacctgtgattttttttaataatactttgatgaataaaaagaagaaaaaaaagaaccaaatgttttaaaaatataaatcttttgtaacaacaatttacactactggtcagtaatttggggtcagtaatttttttctttcttttttaaaaataaatcaataattttattcagcaagcatgtgttaaattgatttttaaaaaaattatagtaaaggagatttatattatttgaaaatatgtttttattttgaataaatgcagttcttctgaaccttttattcatcaaatatattaggcagcagaactgtttccaacactcataataaatctgaatattagaatgatttctgaaggatcatgtgacactgaagactgaagtaacgatcctgaaaattcagctttgcatcacagaaataaataataatgtaaagtataatacattgaaaaccaaatatttaaattgtaataatatatcacaatattaaaaaagtatttttgatcaaataaatgcaggcttgatgagcagaagaaacttctttcaaaaacattacaaatagtaatgagtccaaacttttggcctgtactatatatatacagtcttgttcaaaataatagcagtacaatgtgactaaccagaataatcaaggtttttcgtattttttttattgctacatggcaaacaagttaccagtaggttcagtagattctcagaaaacaaatgagacccagcattcatgatatgcacgctgttaaggctgtgcaattgggcaattagttgaattagttgaaaggggtgtgttcaaaaaaatagcagtgtggcattcaatcactgaggtcatcaattttgtgaagaaacaggtgtgaatcaggtggcccctatttaaggatgaagccaacacttgttgaacatgcatttgaaagctgaggaaaatgggtcgttcaagacattgttcagaagaacagcgtactttgattaaaaagttgattagagaggggaaaacctataaagaggtgcaaaaaatgataggctgctcagctaaaatgatctccaatgccttaaaatggagagcaaaaccagagagacgtggaagaaaacggaagacaaccatcaaaatggatagaagaataaccagaatggcaaaggctcagccaatgatcacctccaggatgatcaaagacagtctggagttacctgtaagtactgtgacagttagaagacgtctgtgtgaagctaatctattttcaagaatcccccccaaagtccctctgttaaaaaaaaggcatgtgcagaagaggttacaatttgccaaagaacacatcaactggcctaaagagaaatggaggaacattttgtggactgatgagagtaaaattgttctttttgggtccaagggccacaggcagtttgtgagacgacccccaaactctgaattcaagccacagtacacagtgaagacagtgaagcatggaggtgcaagcatcatgatttgagcatgtttctcctactatggtgttgggcctatttatcgcataccagggatcatggatcagtttgcatatgttaaaatacttgaagaggtcatgttgccctatgctgaagaggacatgcccttgaaacggttgtttcaacaagacaatgacccaaaacacactagtaaacgggcaaagtcttggttccaaaccaacaaaattaatgttatggagtggccagcccaatctccagaccttaatccaattgagaacttgtggggtgatatcaaaaatgctgtttctgaagcaaaaccaagaaatgtgaatgaattgtggaatgttgttaaagaatcatggagtggaataacagctgagaggtgccacaagttggttgactccatgccacacagatgtcaagcagttttaaaaaactgtggtcatacaactaaatattagtttagtgattcacaggattgctaaatcccagaaaaaaaaaaatgtttgtacaaaatagttttgagtttgtacagtcaaaggtagacactgctatttttttgaacacacccctttcaactaattgcccaattgcacagccttaagagcgtgcatatcatgaatgctgggtcttgtttgttttctgacaatctactgaacctactggtaacttgtttgccacgtagcaataaaaaatatactaaaaaccttgattattctggttagtcacgttgtactgctattattttgaacaagactgtatattaatattactttttaagtttaaattatttttatttcagttttagtttttatttagtcTGATAAAAACAAGACCGTTCTCAGTAGTAACggagttatggtctggcaaagcttcatagacaaagacaaatcatttccaaaggggcgtcaccaacggacgatgacgtatgcagagcgacggagaaacatctgagacagcaaATCTCCGTTTGTGATTTCGAGGAAGATTTTGTAATGGCTACTGACGACTTTCgccgttgttgtaaaagaaatatgataatagctggtgtccaTCGCCACTCCATCAACACGTTTGTTTAGTttgaaaaaatttttttattttattttaatttattaaaataatttgttttattgaatttttttatttttttatttccagTTACTAATTTTAGTAGTCAAGAAACAAttcttgttttaatttttccatgtaatatttatattttatttcagcttcaattattaaaaataataattttcaaatataattttagtTCCCTTGCGATACTACACGAGTACTGCGTCATTCGTCTTATATAAATAAGACAAGACTTTACTGAGACGAATGACATAGTCCTCGTTCCATATCTAAGGAACCGAGGTTACGTTAGTAACGAGTAtgttttgttaataataacCCTACTTTGTGGCCTCCTTCTCGCTCACATAAGTTAAATAATTTCAGTTTGAATCAGCATTTCATTTCCATGTATTGATTTACTGGATAAGTAACCGTGTAATGTACAGAAAACAGATCTTTATCACTAAGAAAACCATTGGGTGGGTGGACCGCAGGGTGATTTATGTTGTGACTGGCTGGCTATaaattatcccttacttattcCCCGTCCTCTCCTAcacaataaaaatatgaacTATTGATTTCAGTGATATTTCATAAATTCAGTGATCTTTCCCTGCTgtgttttattgattattacTGTCGCTTCTGCAGATACGCCGTTTGATCACTCGTGGTGAATGGCAGTCGGAGCAGCAGGACACGCTGAAAACTGGCTCATCCACCAACAACAATGATGAGGAGAAGTCACGACAGCTGGAGCGCGAGAACAGGGAACTCCAGAAGATCATTCAAGAGGCACGTGCTTCTCTCTCTCCATCCGTCACTTCCTCTTCTCCTCATGTGCACACAGCTTGCGTCTTAATTAACACGATAATAGATTAACAAATGAACACACTAGAAATCCGTAGGGTAGAATGAATTATTGAAATGATATCCTGCACGTCCTTGTCTTTGACCTTCTGTGCACATGACTGTGCTTTCACATGTTCATTCAGTAAGGCCAGATTATGCTTTTATATGTTAATATACAAAAGACCTtcagaataattattaataaaataagaatgataaataataataaataaaaaatatatataaatatataaatacacacacgtttttataaatatatataataagacAGGCAaaacctaatattgtgttggttgcccttttgctgccaaaacagccctgagccattgaggcatggactctgctagacccctgaaggtgtgctgtggtatctggcaccaagatgttagcagcagattcttTCCTGTAAGTTCTGtgagttgcgaggtggggcctccatggatctgacttgtttgttcagcacatcatcccacagatgctcgattagattgagatctggggaatttaaaggccaagtcaacacctcaaccTCATtattgtgctcctcaaatcagacttgaaccatttttgctttgtggtagagcgcattatcctgctgtaagaggccacagccaccagggaatgccgtttccatgaaagggtgtatatggtctgcaacaatgcttaggtaggtggtgtcaaagtaacatccacacggatggcaggacccaaggtttctcagcagaacattgcccaaagcatcacactgcctccgccgtcttgccttcttcctatagtgcatcctggtgccatgtgttccccaggtaagtgatgcacccggccatccacgtgatgtaaaagaaaacgagattcatcagaccaggccaccttcttccattgctccgtggtccagttctgatgctcattgtTAGTGCTtttggtggtggacaggggtcagcatggacacCCTGATTGATCTGTGGCTGTCACAAGAGGGATGTGAGGCCCTGTGCGAACTATGCGAGGCCTAGGGGCTATGTTAATGGGGGTCTACTGGGGATTTACTGCTGTAGTGACGAACACTTTGTTTGTATATTTggatatttaagaaaaaaaatgaataggcCTATTAATTAGAAAAAGGTTTGCTGTTCCAATAAAGCTCAGTGTGCTCCCTTTAAGCTCATCCACATTGAACgttattcttttaaaaacatttcccccccaaaaaaaacatgttgtgAGCTTAATGGGAACAAACATGTACCCATTAAGCACAGCCAGACTTTTTGCATTTAATGAAGTACATCCTAATTTAAACGCTTTTGTAATTtataatgaaattaaatattattgtgtGAGATTAATCTTTTTATTAACAACTTTTTGTACTCAAATCAATATCCTGTGCACTAAAATGTCTCAATGTAGATTACCAAATATATGTTTACCCTATTCAGTTTAACAGCATTAGGTTCAAGAAGTTAAACTGTGTAACTGAATAGTGCTGTGCACACATTTTGATGCTAAAATTATGTTCTAAATTATGAATGGGTCAAACATGTTTGCAAAACTTCCTGAGTCCACTTGAATTAGTTTGGACTGCTGTCTCACTGAATCATCTGAAGCCATTtctatttgacatttttcacctgtcatgttatgcctgatcagtgtatatcaatggctatataatataattatatataatggcTATATTATTACTTGTAAAGTTTGAAATGTGGCACATTCAAAGTCAAGATAAtgtgtttttgtagtttatttggaatgtttttttgtttgctttttgtACAGAAGGAAGAAAGAGTGACGGAGCTGCGGAATCAACTAGCAGAACGCCAGGCCTTGCGTTCTCGCAGGCGCACATCCGTCCAGAATCAGAACCAGAACCACAGCGTCCCGTCCTCTCAGGCGGAACCCCCCGGCTACTCCCCCGCAACAGACAAACAATCCATGCCTCAGTCCTTCTCCAATTCTTCCAACCTCTACCAAGGCGAGGGCAAACTGAGCCGGAACAACTGCCACAACAGCCGCCTGCCCCTGCTGTACAAATGAGTCCGGGATGGTGGAATCTCAAGAAGGCAATGTAAAGTTGTATCTAGAAACTGGTAGTTTATGtactttattttgaagttgGTGGGTTTTTAACTCCGCTTTTAGATTTCTGACATTCCTAAACCTAACTATTTTGTTTACTTTTGATAACTCCCTATAActatatataaacacattatTCACTGACTTCATATATTAATTCACATTCTGCTCCAactacactaccgttcaaaggtttggggtttTCCACTTTTCTTGCCCATTAATCAAAAAACGTATTTAAAGGAATATTCTGGATTTAGTACAAGTTAAGCTCAATTGACAGCATGtgttattttgttaaataacagattttttattattattattggctTGGCCCTCATTTTATATTAAAACGGTTACTGTGAAACGCCTTCAATATAGGTAAATAGGGACCATTATTGCAGGAATGTGAAACTGTATATCTGTATATTATTTGAGCTGTAATGTTGTTTaaatcatatttcttttacagttGTTTGAGGGTTTCAAGGTTTATGGTGTTGCTTTGTCATGGTGACCGTTGTAAAATACAATATCATTTTACACAGAAAAGGTTAGTTAGCAATTTTATCACGctaaaattgtttaatttccCTATCCATTATGCAAACTGCTtttcccctgtcagttcaggggaatttattctgtttattttccaaaatgcatgttatagaCCTTATTTGTAatacttataataatatttgtaataCTTTGTAATACGTTGTAATACTTAATCAAAATGTCATGGCTGGACTTTAAAATGACAGACTTCTTTCTGGTGATGTATCCAGGATTTTAGTTATGTAGTCAGCTTGAACCTTAACCTTTCCAAACTTAGTGCAACGCTCACATCTCAAAATCCAACAAACAGCCGGTAAAGTCCCCGACCCTAACCTTTTTATTTTTCGTAAATCCATTACGCTCGAATGTGCGTCACAATACAGAAGAAACAATCTGTCGCTACTTCCACTTCTTTGCGACTTCAAACGTTTACAGATTTGCCCCATTCCCTTCCATTGTAAATGCCTCAATGTAacccagatttttttatttaatttttttaagaaaaaggctgggcaaattaaaataaacactgtCCATTGAGCTTAACTTTTACTGAACCTGTAATATTCTTTGAAGAGCTAACACTGCTAACGTAAAGGCCAAACTGCTGTCAGAATGCTAGTGGTTCTGGTAGGAGCAGGAGTGAAGATGAGCCAAGAGTTACTTAAATCACATTTGTGCTCTGTCATTATTTCGCCCTTGACCGTAGCACTTAAGCCGGAGTTATTCAAGGGGAACTGACTGTTTTTGCAATTGGTCTGGCGTAAATCCCTTTGGATAAAGGCGTCTTTTAAGCACTAGGACAGGGGTGTTTAGGAAGGATTGTGTGGGTGCTGGAGTCAGAACCGGTCAAACATTTCTTTGAATTATTTTGTTGAGTGACAGCGAAGGAAGAAGAGCGTGTCTCCGTGCTTCGCTTAGCATTTGAAGAGACTGTCACTTTAATGAGACAGACCTTCCGTTGCAGCAACAGACGGTATCAGATGAATTGCTCTCACTCATCCATTTCACAAAGAAAATGAGACAAGGTTTTAGCCGAACCTGTGATTTACTCACTCCTAAAGGTATTTGACCCAAGTCTGGTCGATACTCTATTTTCCTTAGCTTTCTCTCCTCTAATCCCTAAGGCCATGTGCCAGGGCGCTTTAATGGCTTTTCTGTCCTTGTCTCACCCTCTGCTGCTCCCGTTTTTACAACTGTAGTAGTAGAAGTGGAGTGGAATGAAATGAAATGGAAATGAAAGAAGGAAGTTTGTTTTGGCCTGGACTGTAAAGATGAGCATCATTTTGTTAACGTACAGTCACAAACACTCCAAAAATCAATCATCACTAATGGCTTTTCGTTTGTCAAATCATCCATGATGTTTGTGATTTGTGTTGTCTCAGTTTGAGTGAAAAATAAGCACAGGCCTATGAACAGCTTCTGAAGCTTTTGGACTTTTGGgccaaatttatcacatatctcatgtcacatgatttttctttttcttttctgtgAGCACTTATTACACTGTCACATAAATATCTAgactatttatttaattaatttattgtttACATAAGTCTTAATTAGTtggatttttcttttaatttattgatggtttgtcaattatatatatatatatatatatatatatatatatataattttaatttttttaaataacttatGAGTAATCAGTAGACAAATGAGTGCTCTTCACAGTTATCTCTGTCCAGATTTAAGACCATTACTTGGTCTGTCTGTGCAATATTTATTTGTTCATGTTTTCTCAAGTTAAttcattgtttaaatattttctcagtttataatttttttaaactgatggttaaaaaaatatgttgtgCCTCTTACGAGTAACAGTAGACAAATGAGTGCTCTTCACAATTGTTCATACACATTGTAAGGGATTCAACCACTTTTTGTACGATTGTAAGATATTTATGACCATTCTGTGATGTTTAAACGCAAATGTTATTCTTGAAAGCTTTCCCAATTATTTATCGTCTCATAAACACTGTCAGAGTGGCAGAAATCATAAAAACTATAACCATACTTAATCTATAACATTTTTATTGACCCTCACctcttgtattttttttattattacaagttGAGTCAATGCTTAAAATTTTGTACTTGTGGACAATCtctatatattagtgctgtcagatcgattaatcacaattaatcccatctaacataaaatatttagtatgtgttcatatttatatacacatacatttataacatttaaaatgtataaacacacatattataaaaacatacttttaagttaaatgcgattaatcgatttgacagcactactatatttatttggatttattgcaatattacattgatttttattttctataGTAAGACAATCACGTAATACTTGTTTACACAGTGATACAATATTCGGGGATTTTAATTTTCGGACAGAGTTGTGGATTGCTGCATGTTTCATTCTTGTATGAAAAGTACTCATGTATAAACTAACATATAACAAGCAGTGGAGCACAGTTGGTGACTGGAAAGCTAGGCATAGTACAGCACATAATTGTTTCCTCTAGTATATCAGCCTTTTAGTAATGTAGCTCAGGGTGTGTGACTATATACTGTAACACTTGACACACGGTAAAGGTACAATCTGTAATTACTCAAACAGTGCCTTTTGAACAGATGGGAGGGGTTCTTTGTAAACATCTGTGTGGAGTCACCGCTGACGTACATGGGATGGTTGTTATTATTCTGAGGCATTGATTTCTCTAAAGGCCCTGCTGTTGCAGCAGTTATGGATTTTCCTTGAACTTACTGTCTGGTGTGTGCACTGTACCACAAGGAATTTCTTTTAATActtccaaacatctaaaaatgtaATTCCCTTGTAATTTTTCAACCGACAAAAACTATGTATGTTAAACTTTAGAAAGTTTTCTCTAAATATGCAAACTTTCTGGATGTCAAAATTCAATAAACTCATCATTTTGCACTGAGAGTGCAGCCAGGATTGTTCATGATGGAGTAACAGTCTCTAGATCTGATGCAAGATGTAAAATCTTAGGCTTGAACCCCATAAAGGAAGTTAAAACAAAAGATCACGAGGTTCTTTATAAGTACTTGTACTAGTTGGAGCAAATAACCTTATGGGCATTTTTCTATACCAGTGGATCTCAACCCTACGTCACCCATTTTCCAGAACAATATTTAAAGTCCCTCCCTCACTCACAATGTCAACCAGATAAAATAATTTAGAGCTTGGCATAACTAGtcaataatattgttgaatataAGGTCATTTTGAGGCCCTGTTGGAAGTTTGTTGAGGCTACTTAGTTGAGAGCTACTGCTATATACTATCCCAATAACGGCAAATACTACAAAGAAAAgtactggtcaaaagtttggaaacattaatGTTTTTATGGTTATTgaaaaagtctcttatgctcatcaagcctgcttttatttgatcaaaaatacataaaaagcagtaatattgtgaaattacattacatataaaatatatattttttctatttgaacatactttaaaatactatttatttttgtgatacaaagctgaattaaaataaagatttatattgttagaaaatatttttattttggaacaaatgttgttctttttaactttttattcatcgaAGATTCCTGAAAAATGCATCACATGttccaaaaaaatattatttacgcaactgttttcaacattgataataaatcagCGTATTAGGATGattaaggatcatgtgacactaaagactgtggcaatgatgctgaaattcagctttgcatcacagattttttttaattttccatataagtatattaaaatagaaaaccattattttagattgtaatatatatgtataatatattacTACAAAATGTTCAATATGGCACAAACAAGGTCAGTGTATTATGTGTATCCCTATATAGTCTGATAATCTTTTGCACAAAagcaatatatttgtttttgatatttcattaataattaaaatagtattttttggtgttttggatGAAATGCCTGTCTGTTCAGTAGGTGGCCTTTTAGATCAAGGCACTCCCTGTAATTCAGTTACATTGTTCCGCTTAAGTTGTGAGATCTCCTCCCTTCCGGAGAGTAAGAGTAATAATAGTGGTGCAATCCTGTGAATTCAGTGCTTTTGGCTTTTTTTCTGATCACACCTGGGAGAAAAGCAGCAAACTTTTGTGAGGGAAAGAATCAATGACCTCATTGTTGACAACATTAGGAAGATAAAGAACCACAAGTCACGTACTGGAATAGCAAAATCCCCTTTTGAGTTCATATGACCCATCACATGCTTCTTCTTTTTGAGTGCGCTTAGGAACGAGACAAGTGCATTGCTGTAATACTTCTTGTTTATTCACTATTCAAATTTTTAGAATCACAGATGAGTGTCAACAAGCAGTTCAATACATTCACTTAATAGCATAGGCAATCATTAATAAATAGCacaattaaatacattaaatacacttaaaagttataaataataaaatatagcaCAACTAAAACAAACATACGAAATACGGAAGATAATAATAAACATCATTTTAGCTTAATAGGTGTAGTGCCCTTGTTATAGTGCTCACGACTGAGTACATAGTATTCAGTGCTTGGCTCTCACTGCATCTACTGCGTTTTAGAACCAAAACATTACGTCAAGATGCAATAAGGACTCTCAGAATTAGTCAAagtactttaaataaaatgcccTGAGAACATACTTTCAGAGTTTTAACATAAAACGCTTGTTTGTACTAGTGCCACTTAACTAACGCGGCTAATAAATCACAACGCAAACACTCCAAAGAATGTTTTGGCGTATTCTTCCTCGATGTCCGCCAAACGGGTGGTTCTGGTTGACAGCCTATCGCCCTCCATAAGCTGGAAGACGGCACCGAGGTAGATGGTGCTGTAGGTGGTCTTCCCGTCCTCGTGAGATTGGCAGACGGATTGGGCCGAGTTCTGCAGAGGCATGACTTTGCCCACTGCGTCCGTGTAACGCCAGATGCTGTGGCTGAGGAAGTTCTGTTTGTCGCCTTCCTTCTTGCTGCAATGTACGGCAAAGGACACCTGGCTGTACACGAAGTACAGGCCATCGTCAGGAATGTGAATCTCGTTGTTGTGCAGCTCAAGGCCTCCCTGTGCAAACGACTGATCCACGCCGCTGACCCATTTCAGTGAATGCGACTTTGGGCTGCCATGCTGACCTGGGAATGGAGAAGATAAATGCGTTAGAAGGTGGCACTTTGTAAATGGTAAAAATGTCATTCAAACTCTTCTCTATGAGATCTAACTTTGTTTAATATACAATCCTAAAATTTGAGATCATAAGCTATTGAagtgtagcctagaaatctagacgcaccctagcggcagcaaatctaatctgccacgagtgtcgtctagcaactctcaatacacgtcttagctgtattcccctaaatcttgccgggccaatcacatcgtgtatagagccggtgggcggggcttaacataatgacggcagagttgcacttgtgtgctactagtaaacaaagaggctggcgaacggcggtctttcgattcagctttgaccgcgactctggaagacttggagttaaacttttctctgagaaaagaacaaagaacggcactgaagtcattcttaaaaagggaagatgttttcggagttttgcagaccggatacggcgaatgtttaatctatcaactagctctgtttcaccttcgttgctctggttggtgtagcgctatcctatcgcgtgcagagggagtttgaaagacaaccgtttatccgcccctcggattgagccctgtcaatggtgagtttccagaccaaacatcttgatgtgggtctggctttaTCTTCAGTAGAGCATGCAATTTAGTAATCATGTCCCCATCTCTTAACGCCCACCTCAAACTAAATAGAAGCCAAGAGGAAGCTTTGTTACAATATTTGGATTACTTCCCACTACACTAGGAAATCCACATTAGCTAATGTTTGATAAAATGTTCAGTCTTGTTGCAACCGACAGGCCTTTTGGCAGCTCTACTCCTTTTAAAAATCTCTTTGAAACTTTTTTGAGTATCTGATAAGATGGTCTTGACTAAGAATACTCAGCTCAGACTTTTTAAAATTAGATGGCCTATGACGTATATGAGCTCAAAGAAAGTCAAAGACACAGTTTGAGACTCACCATGTAAATGAATGGCTGCCTTTGTGTTCTCAGCGATCTGCTTTAGCATTACTCCTTGCCCTGTGGAAAAGAGGATTGGAGTCAGTTTTCACAGTCTAACAACTGAAGCCAGGTAAAGTGTAAAATCATTTCACATAACTAGAAAAGCAAAACACTGAGTTTGatttaaaaagaacattttggtaaaaaaaaGGTGGCTAATTTGTATAAATTCGTACAATTGAATTTGTATGTTTACATGCGCTTTCGCCCCTTAGACAGTTCACTTCATACAAAAATGCCACCTCGAAAATAGCTATGACCAggttaaaataagacaaaagtGCGAAAAGAGATGTAATGCTAGAAATGTTGTTTACCTGATGGTGTGGTGATTTGTTTCTCTGCAAAGGTTTGAAGTTCGTGTTGGTCTAGCTTCTGTGAAAGACAAGCAGATGTTGCCAATTAATGTCTCGTTTGAAATTAGGTCACACTGTTATGCAGTTGAACGATGATCATAATCCCACACTTAAATTTCAATCTTACCATGGTATGCCGGGCGAAGAAAAAGGCTGCCGTGGCGCAGAGGCCGAGGAAAGCAATAACAGCGACGGTTTTCCATATCCAGCTTTTGGAGGACTTCAATGGTACAGGTGCCACCGTTGTCTGATAAACTCCCCCTGTGCTGGCTTCAAGATCTACTATTGTGGTTTCGTAATTCACCATGCTGTTAGCTCTTTGAGATCTGTTCCTTTTTGCTTGAGCTTTTGAAATGAAGCTATCTGCTTCATAGTTGCTCTTATATTCACTAAAGATATGGGAAACTCCAGTGATGTCAGCGTGCAACCCGCTTGAGGAACAGAGGTTGGTTTGAAAAGGGAAAGAACACCCTCGGCTCTCAGACACCAACTTTCcacccacacactcacacacacactaacctcCAAGCGCAacgctcacacatacacaccctcACACAATGCATATTACATCCTCTTTACACTTTCAAAAAA
Coding sequences within:
- the tnfb gene encoding tumor necrosis factor b (TNF superfamily, member 2), coding for MVNYETTIVDLEASTGGVYQTTVAPVPLKSSKSWIWKTVAVIAFLGLCATAAFFFARHTMKLDQHELQTFAEKQITTPSGQGVMLKQIAENTKAAIHLHGQHGSPKSHSLKWVSGVDQSFAQGGLELHNNEIHIPDDGLYFVYSQVSFAVHCSKKEGDKQNFLSHSIWRYTDAVGKVMPLQNSAQSVCQSHEDGKTTYSTIYLGAVFQLMEGDRLSTRTTRLADIEEEYAKTFFGVFAL